A window from Primulina eburnea isolate SZY01 chromosome 2, ASM2296580v1, whole genome shotgun sequence encodes these proteins:
- the LOC140819251 gene encoding E3 ubiquitin-protein ligase SINAT5-like — protein MATIEIESVECFSSSDDIEDEEMQSLVSSHPHLFSSKNLNVVPSGMAPTSVHELLECPVCTNSMYPPIHQCHNGHTLCSTCKTRVHNRCPTCRQELGDIRCLALEKVAESLDLPCKYYSLGCLEIFPYYSKLKHEAVCNFRPYCCPYAGSECLVTGDIPFLVSHLKDDHKVDMHTGCTFNHRYVKSNPREVENATWMLTVFHCFGQYFCLHFEAFQLGMAPVYMAFLRFMGDENESRNFSYSLEVGANGRKLIFEGTPRSVRDSHRKVRDSHDGLIIQRNMALFFSGGDRKELKLRVTGRIWKEQQNPDAGACIPNLCS, from the exons ATGGCAACAATTGAAATCGAGAGCGTTGAGTGCTTTTCTTCATCGGATGACATTGAAGATGAAGAGATGCAATCATTAGTTTCTTCTCACCCccatttgttttcttcaaagaatcTTAATGTGGTGCCCTCTGGAATGGCTCCGACAAGCGTCCATGAATTACTTGAATGCCCTGTCTGCACTAATTCTATGTACCCACCCATTCATCAG TGTCACAATGGGCACACACTCTGTTCAACGTGCAAGACGAGAGTGCACAATCGATGCCCTACATGCAGACAAGAGCTCGGTGACATCCGATGCTTGGCACTGGAGAAGGTTGCAGAATCACTTGATCTACCTTGCAAATATTATTCTTTGGGATGCCTGGAAATTTTTCCATATTATAGTAAACTCAAACACGAAGCAGTTTGCAATTTCAGACCATACTGTTGTCCCTATGCTGGATCGGAGTGCTTGGTTACTGGGGACATTCCCTTCCTCGTATCCCATTTGAAAGATGATCATAAAGTGGACATGCACACAGGTTGTACTTTTAATCATCGCTATGTGAAGTCAAACCCTCGTGAAGTAGAAAATGCCACTTGGATGTTAACA GTATTCCATTGTTTCGGGCAATATTTCTGCCTTCACTTTGAAGCATTTCAACTCGGAATGGCACCAGTTTATATGGCATTTCTTCGTTTCATGGGCGATGAGAATGAATCCCGCAACTTCAGCTACAGTTTAGAGGTTGGAGCTAACGGCAGGAAGCTAATATTCGAGGGTACACCACGAAGCGTTCGAGATAGCCATCGTAAAGTAAGAGACAGCCACGATGGGCTTATAATTCAAAGAAACATGGCCCTCTTTTTCTCTGGAGGTGACAGGAAAGAGCTTAAGCTTCGAGTCACTGGAAGAATATGGAAAGAACAGCAGAATCCAGATGCTGGGGCCTGCATACCAAATCTTTGTAGTTGA
- the LOC140819242 gene encoding probable pectinesterase/pectinesterase inhibitor 61, whose product MEYGRLGPTEPKGSSAPSLNNEPTLRPKKSKLKLLLILAATVMVASAICAALVVTLRNTATAEKLRRRHPSQAMSRTCNKTLYQSLCLDSLLDFPGALAASDKDLVHISVNMTLQRVGRALYHASGFTNLPMGSYERSAYEDCLELLDDSVDLLTRSLVSVLPGGGDADAAAASTQDVLTWISASLTNHDTCNEGFEQLTGDLKNQMSDRLKDLSELVSNSLAIYAADGGNDDFSGIPIQNRRRRLLSSVEKHEHFPSWLSRKDRMMLDMPVSAINADIIVSHDGNGTYKTIAEAIKKVPEHSSRRTIIYVRAGKYEEKNLKVGRKKKNVMLIGDGKGKTVISGGRNIFDNITTFHTASFAATGAGFIARDISFENWAGPSKHQAVALRVGADHAVIFRCNIIGYQDTLYIHSQRQFYRECDIYGTVDFIFGNAAAVIQSCNIHARKPMSLQKNTITAQNRKDPNQNTGISIHACNLVAEPDLEKEKDAYPTYLGRPWKLYSRTVYMLSNMGDHIHPSGWLEWNATFALDTLYYGEYMNYGLGSSLGQRVKWPGYRVIKSKEEASRFTVARFIHGSSWLPSTGVAFLSGLSN is encoded by the exons ATGGAGTATGGAAGGCTCGGACCCACCGAGCCAAAAGGCTCCTCTGCCCCGAGTCTGAACAACGAACCCACCTTGAGACCAAAAAAATCCAAACTCAAGCTTCTGCTGATCCTCGCCGCCACTGTCATGGTAGCGTCCGCCATCTGCGCTGCGCTGGTGGTGACTCTCCGAAACACAGCAACGGCCGAAAAGCTCCGACGGCGGCATCCTTCCCAAGCCATGTCAAGAACCTGCAACAAAACTTTGTACCAGTCTCTTTGTTTGGATTCCCTCCTAGATTTCCCCGGCGCACTCGCCGCCTCCGACAAAGACTTAGTTCACATTTCCGTTAACATGACTCTACAGAGAGTGGGCCGCGCTCTGTATCACGCGTCCGGATTCACTAACCTCCCCATGGGTTCTTACGAGAGATCGGCCTACGAGGACTGCCTCGAACTCCTGGACGATTCAGTGGACCTCCTCACGCGTTCACTTGTCTCCGTCTTACCTGGCGGGGGAGACGCCGACGCCGCCGCAGCGTCGACTCAGGACGTCTTAACCTGGATCAGCGCCTCGCTGACAAATCATGACACCTGCAATGAAGGATTCGAGCAACTCACAGGAGACTTGAAGAATCAAATGTCGGATCGGTTGAAGGATTTATCCGAACTCGTGAGTAATTCACTCGCTATTTACGCTGCCGATGGCGGTAACGACGATTTCTCCGGGATCCCAATACAGAATCGCCGGCGGCGATTATTGAGCAGCGTGGAAAAACACGAGCATTTTCCGTCGTGGCTGTCCCGGAAAGATCGAATGATGTTAGACATGCCGGTGTCGGCTATTAATGCCGATATAATCGTATCGCATGATGGGAATGGAACGTACAAGACGATCGCGGAGGCGATCAAGAAGGTGCCGGAGCACAGCAGTCGTCGAACTATAATCTATGTGAGGGCAGGAAA GTATGAAGAGAAAAACTTGAAGGTGGGGAGGAAGAAGAAGAATGTGATGTTGATCGGAGATGGGAAGGGCAAGACGGTCATTTCGGGTGGGAGAAATATATTTGACAACATCACTACATTCCACACCGCATCTTTCG CGGCAACTGGAGCTGGTTTCATTGCGAGGGACATATCGTTTGAAAACTGGGCAGGACCGAGCAAGCACCAAGCTGTGGCGCTCCGTGTCGGAGCCGATCACGCAGTGATTTTCCGATGCAACATCATTGGATATCAAGACACCCTATACATTCACTCCCAGAGGCAATTTTACCGTGAATGCGACATATATGGCACCGTAGACTTCATATTCGGTAACGCTGCAGCCGTTATCCAAAGCTGTAACATTCATGCCCGTAAGCCAATGTCGCTTCAAAAGAATACAATAACCGCACAGAATCGCAAAGATCCTAACCAGAACACTGGCATTTCGATCCATGCCTGCAACCTCGTGGCGGAACCCGATCTTGAGAAAGAAAAGGATGCCTATCCAACATATTTAGGGCGACCATGGAAGCTATATTCGAGAACGGTGTACATGCTTTCCAACATGGGAGATCACATTCACCCTAGCGGTTGGTTAGAGTGGAATGCAACATTTGCACTAGACACATTGTACTACGGCGAGTATATGAATTATGGTCTCGGTAGCTCGTTAGGGCAGCGCGTAAAATGGCCAGGTTATCGTGTCATTAAGTCCAAGGAGGAGGCCAGCAGGTTCACGGTGGCACGGTTTATTCATGGGTCGTCTTGGTTGCCCTCGACCGGGGTCGCATTCTTGTCCGGCCTCtcaaattga